A single region of the Myripristis murdjan chromosome 3, fMyrMur1.1, whole genome shotgun sequence genome encodes:
- the stard5 gene encoding stAR-related lipid transfer protein 5: protein MDYEHKAKAVADCLQSYRKDESGWKVCKKSNDVVVSWRPSTEFPGNVYKGEGIVSGSPEKVWECLKPVPSGLRVKWDNNVKKFELLEQITEDISVCRTVTPSAAMGIIAPRDFVDVILIKQYEDGTITSNATHVGHPGCPPQSGYVRGFNHPCGCICVPISGEPNKTQVFSFFQTDLGGFLPRSVVDSFFPSSMAEFYSNLAKAVKSLKDH, encoded by the exons ATGGATTATGAACATAAAGCGAAGGCAGTGGCTGACTGTCTGCAGAGCTACAGGAAGGACGAGAGCGGCTGGAAAGTCTGCAAGAAATCG AACGACGTGGTTGTGTCTTGGCGTCCCTCCACTGAGTTCCCAGGGAATGT TTACAAAGGTGAGGGGATTGTCAGTGGCAGCCCAGAGAAAGTGTGGGAGTGTCTGAAGCCAGTGCCCAGTGGGCTGAGAGTCAAATGGGACAACAACGTCAAAAAGTTTGAGCTTCTGGAACAAATCACAGAG GACATCTCTGTCTGCCGAACAGTCACGCCTTCAGCGGCCATGGGCATCATAGCTCCACGAGACTTTGTAGATGTTATTTTAATTAAGCAATACGAAGATGGCACCATTACGTCAAATG CCACCCATGTGGGTCACCCTGGCTGTCCTCCCCAGTCAGGCTACGTCAGGGGATTCAACCATCCATGTGGCTGCATCTGTGTCCCCATCTCAGG AGAGCCCAACAAAACGCAGGTTTTCAGTTTCTTCCAGACAGACTTGGGTGGTTTCCTCCCTCGCTCTGTGGTCGACTCCTTCTTCCCCTCCAGCATGGCCGAGTTCTACAGCAACCTGGCCAAAGCTGTCAAGTCCCTCAAGGACCATTGA